One Phaseolus vulgaris cultivar G19833 chromosome 2, P. vulgaris v2.0, whole genome shotgun sequence DNA window includes the following coding sequences:
- the LOC137809036 gene encoding uncharacterized protein, with translation MQVIKEETVKKPWSEWSETERKKAQYDSLAKNIITSALNMDEFYRVSQCNSTKEMWEVLEVTREGTDDVKRSRKHSLIQEYELFRMQSEESIADVQKRFTHIVNRLTGLGKVFDKEELNIKVLKCLDRSWQPKVTTISESRDLSKMSTVALFGKLIEHELELKRLKEQETVEKKAKGIALKTTMEHDTSEEEKNSEHDETLSLLTRKFSRFLKRNNRDRTQQRKRYSKSNDSNSSSYTCFGCGKPGHINVDCPNNQNKEKSASKKSERGKGKRVYISWEENDVSSTSDSSIGIEEANLCFMLNDEGSTSDSVSDYSTDSENYDQLLIVFKETHDEANRLVVICNKMNKVNRVLEPKVKALEEELHKAKTDLVSLELTCLHASIKTCENCKKLEKHVEYLLKTLSSFTKGRENLETLLGSQNVVFNKNGLGYNPGMKKNVKKLSSFFVPSKTGFSSFSSSNTMHTASCFYCMKNGHISRTCRARRYLVPKGLAKWLPKEGY, from the coding sequence atgcaggttatCAAAGAAGAAACtgtgaagaagccttggtctgaatggagtgaaactgaaagaaagaaggctcaatatgactccttagccaagaacatcatcacctctgcactgaatatggatgaattcTATAGAGTGTCTCAATGCAACTCaactaaagagatgtgggaagtACTGGAGGTAACCCGTGAGGGCACAGATGATGTGAAACGTTCGAGGAAGCATTCACTCATTCAAGAATATGAGTTGTTTAGGATGCAATCAGAAGAAAgcattgcagatgtgcagaaacggtTTACACATATTGTGAATCGTCTCACTGGTCTTGGTaaggtctttgacaaggaagaactcaacataaaggtgctgaaatgccttgataggagctggcagcctaaggtaacaacaatctctgaatccagagatttatccaagatgtctaCTGTTGCACTCTTTGGAAAATTGATTGAACATGAGTTAGAActcaaaagattgaaagaacaagaaacagtggagaaaaaagccaaaggaattgccttaaagactaccatggaacatgatacaagtgaggaagagaagaattctgaacatgatgagaccttGAGTTTGCTCACTAGGAAATTCAGCAGGTTTCTTAAAAGGAATAACCGAGacagaactcaacaaagaaaaaggtaTTCTAAATCCAATGACTCAAATTCTTCTagttatacttgctttggttgtggcaaGCCAGGTCATATAAATGTTGATTgcccaaacaatcaaaacaaagaaaaatcagcaagcaagaagagtgaaagaggcaaaggaaaaaGAGTTTATATCTCTTGGGAAGAGAATGATGTATCCTCAACAAGTGACTCTTCAATTGGAATTGAAGAAgcaaatttgtgcttcatgctgaatgatgaaggatcaacatctgattcagtaagtgactattcaactgattctgaaaattatGATCAGCTATTAATTgtctttaaggaaacacatgatgaagcaaatagatTGGTTGTCATATGTAACAAAATGAACAAAGTAAATAGGGTACTAGAACCTAAAGTTAaggctcttgaagaagaattacacaaagctaaaactgacttggttagccttgaattaacatgtctgcatgcatcaataaaaacttgtgaaaattgtaagaaaCTGGAAAAACATGTTGAATATCTGCTAAAAACACTATCAAGTTTcaccaaaggaagagaaaatcttgaaacactGTTGGGTTCacaaaatgttgtttttaataagAATGGTCTAGGATACAATCCTGGAATgaagaaaaatgttaaaaagctatccagtttttttgttccttccaaaacaggtttttcttcttttagcaGTTCAAATACTATGCATACTGCATCTTGCTTTTACTGTATGAAAAATGGACATATCTCTAGAACATGTAGAGCTAGAAGGTACCTTGTTCCCAAAGGGttagccaaatggcttcctaaggaaggGTATTAA
- the LOC137810637 gene encoding uncharacterized protein — MATLHFAFTFTLFLLLCNVSAAPSTTLPAKIVSGFLSNVVPAFTKWAWSLKAPTKTAVGGKSMMKFESGYSVETVFDGSKLGIEPYAVEVLPDGELLILDSVNSNIYRISSSLSLYSRPKLVAGSAEGYSGHVDGRLREARMNHPKGITVDNRGNIYVADITNMAIRKISDSGVTTIAGGKWSRGGGHVDGPSEEAKFSNDFDVVYVGSSCSLLVIDRGNQAIREIQLHFDDCAYQYENGFPLGIAMLVGAGFFGYMLALLQRRLGTIVSSQDAEDPAMSSISPSQYRKPVKSVRPPLIPSEDESDKQEESFFGSLGKLLTNAGASVVEIMGGLFPGFRKRPQSYQLQSQPPFQQPQKQVNAWPVQESFVIPEEDEPPSIDPRTPTPRKTYAFMSKDAEKMQQLLQSRAFYSGWEGDLQQQQQLKHQHQQQQQQQLKHHNRHQYHSSIPHTYLEQSHEETNEILFGAVQEQDGKQETVVIKPVEYGQSLYDHHCIRPRISSMGYTNRH, encoded by the exons ATGGCCACACTCCATTTCGCTTTCACTTTCACGCTTTTTCTTCTACTCTGCAATGTCTCAGCTGCACCATCCACCACATTACCAGCCA AGATTGTTAGTGGGTTTCTCTCCAATGTCGTCCCCGCATTCACCAAATGGGCGTGGTCACTCAAAGCACCCACCAAAACGG CGGTTGGTGGGAAGTCGATGATGAAGTTCGAGAGTGGGTACAGTGTGGAGACTGTGTTTGATGGAAGCAAGCTTGGAATTGAACCTTATGCGGTTGAGGTGTTGCCTGATGGGGAACTTCTTATTCTGGATTCGGTTAATAGTAACATTTATAGGATTTCGTCCTCGCTTTCTTTGT ATAGCAGACCGAAGCTTGTTGCAGGATCTGCTGAAGGATATTCTGGACATGTCGATGGCAGGCTTAGGGAAGCTAGGATGAATCACCCGAAGGGGATAACTGTTGATAATCGGGGAAATATCTATGTTGCAGATATAACGAACATGGCAATTAGAAAGATTAGTGATTCAG GTGTCACAACAATTGCTGGTGGAAAATGGAGCCGGGGAGGGGGCCATGTTGATGGTCCAAGTGAAGAAGCTAAATTTTCTAATGATTTTGATGTGGTTTATGTTGGAAGTAGTTGTTCCCTTCTTGTTATAGACAGGGGGAACCAAgccatcagggagatccaactACATTTTGATGATTGTGCTTACCAATACGAAAATGGATTTCCACTTG GTATTGCAATGCTTGTTGGGGCTGGCTTCTTTGGTTATATGCTTGCATTATTACAGCGTAGACTTGGTACAATTGTATCATCTCAAGAT GCTGAGGATCCAGCAATGTCTAGTATTTCACCAAGCCAATATCGAAAGCCTGTGAAGTCTGTGAGGCCTCCTTTAATTCCATCAGAAGATGAATCAGATAAGCAAGAAGAAAGTTTCTTTGGATCCCTTGGGAAGCTTCTTACCAATGCTGGGGCATCAGTGGTGGAAATAATGGGAGGGTTATTTCCTGGTTTCAGAAAAAGACCGCAGAGCTACCAATTACAAAGCCAACCGCCGTTCCAGCAACCTCAAAAGCAAGTAAATGCTTGGCCTGTGCAAGAAAGCTTTGTGATCCCAGAAGAAGATGAGCCCCCTTCTATTGACCCGAGAACCCCAACACCCCGGAAAACATATGCTTTCATGTCCAAGGATGCCGAAAAAATGCAACAACTATTGCAAAGTAGAGCATTCTATAGCGGATGGGAAGGAGATCTTCAGCAACAACAGCAACTAAAGCATCAGCACCAGCaacagcaacaacaacaactTAAGCATCATAATCGTCATCAATATCATTCATCAATCCCTCACACTTACCTTGAGCAAAGCCACGAGGAAACCAATGAGATACTATTTGGAGCAGTTCAAGAGCAGGATGGGAAGCAGGAAACTGTGGTTATCAAGCCTGTGGAATATGGTCAATCTCTCTATGATCATCACTGCATTCGACCTCGAATCAGTTCTATGGGTTATACCAACAGGCACTAA